Within the Pseudoxanthomonas sp. YR558 genome, the region GGCTTGGCCTTCTTGCCGTTGACCGGCACCTTGCCGGCGGCGAACTGCTGCGCGCGGTGTTCGACTTCGCGTACCGACCAGCCTTGTTCGGCGGCATCGGAGGCCAGCTTGCTGGCCAGGTCCGGCGACAGCGTGAGCAGGGCGCGGGCGTGGCCCATTTCCAGGCGACGGGCTTCGAGCAGGGCGCGGATGGCGGGCGGCAGTTCCAGCAGGCGCAGCAGGTTGGAGACCGCGGCGCGCGACCGGCCGACCGCTTCGGCGGCTTCGGCGTGGGTCAGCGAGAACTCGTTGATCAGGCGTTGCAGCGACTGCGCTTCTTCCAACGGATTGAGGTCTTCGCGCTGGATGTTCTCGATCAGGGCCATCGCGATGACGGTGCGGTCGTCGAGTTCGCGCACCACCACCGGCACTTCGGCCAGCCCGGCTTCCTGCGAGGCGCGCCAACGGCGTTCGCCGGCGACGATCTCGAACTTGCCCGCCGACAGCTCGCGCACGACGATCGGCTGGATCACGCCCTGCGCCTTGATCGATTCGGCCAGCTCGCTGAGCTTGGACGGATCCATCGCCATGCGCGGCTGGTACTTGCCCGGTTGCAGCTGCTGTACGGGCAGCGTGCGCAACGCTTCGCCCGGCTGCGCTTCCGGCGGTGGCGTCTCGGCGGCTTTCGGGCCGAGCAGGGCTTCCAGTCCGCGACCCAGGCCGCGCTTCTTCGGGGCGCTCATCACGCGTGCTCCATGTGCTGCTGTTGCTTCTTGCGGTCGGCCTGGCGGCGCAGGATCTCGCCGGCCAGGCCCAGGTAGGCCACGCCACCGCGCGAGGTGCGGTCGTAGCCGACGATGCTCTGGCCGTGGCTGGGCGCTTCGGCCACGCGCACGTTGCGGGGCACGATGGTGCGGAACACCTTGTCGCCGAAATGCGTGGTTAGCTCGCCGGACACGGCGTTGGCCAGGTTGTTGCGGATGTCGAACATCGTGCGCAGCACGCCTTCGATCTCCAGGCCCGGGTTCAGGCGCGTGCGCAGCGCATCGATCGTTTCCATCAGCGCGGACAGGCCTTCCAGTGCGTAGTACTCGCACTGCATGGGCACCAGCACGGAGTCGGCGGCGGTCAGCGCATTGAGCGTGAGCAGCGACAGGGCGGGCGGGCAGTCGACGATGATGAAGTCGTAATCGCCGCGCAGGTTTTCCAGCGCACTCTTCAGGCGCTGCTCGCGGCCGTCCGAGTCCATCAGCTGGATCTCGGCGGCGGTCAGGTCGATGTTGCCCGGCATCAGGTCGAAACCTTCGGCCGTGGTGACGACGGCGGCCTTCGCCTCCACCTCGCCCAACAGCACGTCGCAGGTCGAGGCTTCGACCTCGCGCTTGTCCACGCCGCTGCCCATCGTCGCGTTGCCCTGCGCATCCAGATCGACCAGCAGCACCCGTTGCGGCGCGCGTGCGAGCGCGGCGGCCAGGTTCACGGCGGTGGTCGTCTTGCCGACTCCGCCTTTCTGGTTGGCAATGGCAATGATGCGGGCCATGCGAGGGCGCCTTATCGATTACGGGGTGAGTAGGGGATTATGGGGGGTCGGGAGCGGGCGTGCGAAATCATCTCAACGGACGTACCGGTCGCAGCCGGTCATCAGCCCGCTGCTCCACGTCGCGGTGACGTGGGCCGCTCAGTCATATCAAGGGGTTACACGGCGCGCACCGGTGCGGTGCGCGGTTCAGTCGCGGCGGACGACGACCATGTGGCGTTCGCCAACCAGACCGGGGACGGTCAGGGGTTCGACAGTCGCCAGGGACCAGCCGGTCGGCAGGGCCGCGATCTCGTCGTCGGGGCGCACGCCCTTCATCGCCAGCAGCGCACCGCCGGGTTTCAGCAGATGGCCGCCGACCTCGATGATGCCCGCCAGTACGTCCAACGCACGCGCAGTGAGTGCGTCGTAGGCCTGAGGTTCGTCGAGTGCCTCGGCACGCGATTCGGCCACGCGTGCGTTGTCGAGTTTCAGTGTGCGCACGGCTTCGCGCAGGAAGCGCGCCTTCTTGCCGTTGCTTTCCACCAGCGTCACGCGCAGGCCGGGCTTGGCGATGGCGAGCGGGATACCCGGCAGGCCGGGACCGGTGCCAAGGTCGGCGAGCGCGCCGCCGTTCGTCGCCAGCGCATCCACGAACGGATGCATCGCCAGCGAATCCAGCAGATGACGGGTGACCATCTCGCGCGGGTCGCGGATCGCGGTGAGGTTGTAGGTCTTGTTCCAGCGGTCGAGCAGGGCCAGGTAGGCCAGCAGGCGCGGCGCCAGCGCATCGGCGTCGAGGCCGAGCGCGACAAGGCCGCGGTGCAGGGTGTCGCGCAGGTCGGCGGGAAAGGCGGTGTCGTTCATCGCCGTATTATCGCAGGCCTTCGCGTCGGCCCCGCGGATGCCACGCGAGCGCGGCGCGGTAGTCCGGCCGCGGCGCCCATTCGTGCAGGTGCCAGTCGTCGGCCCGTCCCAGGCTGGGGTCGCAGGCGGCGAGGCGCGGCCCATCCCCGTCCAGCACGACATGGAAACGGTGCAGCCCGAAGGAAATGCCCTGGCCATGCGCCTTCAGCACGGCCTCCTTGGTGCACCACAGGCGGACGAAGGCGAGCAGGCGCGCGTCGTCGTCGTCGAGGCCGCGGAGCCAGGTGGTCTCTTCGGGAT harbors:
- the rsmG gene encoding 16S rRNA (guanine(527)-N(7))-methyltransferase RsmG; the encoded protein is MNDTAFPADLRDTLHRGLVALGLDADALAPRLLAYLALLDRWNKTYNLTAIRDPREMVTRHLLDSLAMHPFVDALATNGGALADLGTGPGLPGIPLAIAKPGLRVTLVESNGKKARFLREAVRTLKLDNARVAESRAEALDEPQAYDALTARALDVLAGIIEVGGHLLKPGGALLAMKGVRPDDEIAALPTGWSLATVEPLTVPGLVGERHMVVVRRD
- a CDS encoding ParB/RepB/Spo0J family partition protein, whose protein sequence is MSAPKKRGLGRGLEALLGPKAAETPPPEAQPGEALRTLPVQQLQPGKYQPRMAMDPSKLSELAESIKAQGVIQPIVVRELSAGKFEIVAGERRWRASQEAGLAEVPVVVRELDDRTVIAMALIENIQREDLNPLEEAQSLQRLINEFSLTHAEAAEAVGRSRAAVSNLLRLLELPPAIRALLEARRLEMGHARALLTLSPDLASKLASDAAEQGWSVREVEHRAQQFAAGKVPVNGKKAKPAKAAPQPDIASLETELSESLGTRVTIAHGRGGKGKLVIQYTDLDTLDGVLERLRTRA
- a CDS encoding AAA family ATPase — protein: MARIIAIANQKGGVGKTTTAVNLAAALARAPQRVLLVDLDAQGNATMGSGVDKREVEASTCDVLLGEVEAKAAVVTTAEGFDLMPGNIDLTAAEIQLMDSDGREQRLKSALENLRGDYDFIIVDCPPALSLLTLNALTAADSVLVPMQCEYYALEGLSALMETIDALRTRLNPGLEIEGVLRTMFDIRNNLANAVSGELTTHFGDKVFRTIVPRNVRVAEAPSHGQSIVGYDRTSRGGVAYLGLAGEILRRQADRKKQQQHMEHA